A single region of the Phycisphaerae bacterium RAS1 genome encodes:
- the glnL gene encoding Nitrogen regulation protein NR(II), with translation MATLIVLQGPDKGRTLRTGDEVVMIGRGSDQVPLTDQTISRRHAEMRSQDGAWTLSDLHSANGTFINGVRVNKPVKLKHGDQIRVGSTLLVYAGDESVQQLHGAGIPQDLVTLDAGSQSVDASIMASFPSNEDSVVMAAPETAYAVKAWRVMRELSDVIGSLLSADQLTARVMDIVFEEVDVDRGVIFIRDDATGELLPDVLRYRQRAAADDGESKAIITSRTVINHVIELREGVLCSNIVADQRFRSGKSVQNLGMRSVICVPIVAREQILGVIHLDCPVTKHTYTEQELRLMTAIGYQTGLAIENARLVQQHLQRERLAAAGEAVAYLSHYIKNILQGMRSGADVLERGLEHRDFAMTTQGWRIVERNLDKSYNLMLNMLAFSKQREPRLEIMSVNKIVEDVISLVQRQADEAQVVLLPDLDDDVPPIPLDYDGIHQVVLNLAANALDAVERKSGVVNVRTRYDAKTRDVSITVQDNGPGVPADQREHIWNAFHSTKGHGGTGLGLPVARKIVQEHHGTIEQHDPKDGGAEFVVRLPTSQPHMPGSGDTLGPGGAPGAGAVQ, from the coding sequence GTGGCGACGCTGATCGTGCTTCAGGGTCCCGACAAGGGCCGCACGCTTCGCACCGGCGACGAGGTGGTGATGATCGGCCGCGGCTCCGACCAGGTGCCGCTCACCGACCAGACCATCAGCCGCCGACACGCCGAGATGCGTTCACAGGACGGCGCGTGGACGCTGAGCGATCTGCACAGCGCCAACGGCACGTTCATCAACGGCGTGCGCGTCAACAAGCCGGTGAAGCTCAAGCATGGCGATCAGATTCGCGTCGGCAGCACGCTGCTGGTCTACGCCGGCGACGAATCCGTGCAGCAGCTTCACGGCGCCGGAATCCCGCAGGACCTGGTGACGCTCGACGCCGGAAGCCAGTCGGTCGACGCGTCAATCATGGCCAGCTTCCCCAGCAACGAAGACAGCGTGGTGATGGCCGCGCCCGAGACGGCGTACGCGGTCAAGGCGTGGCGCGTGATGCGCGAGCTGTCGGACGTGATCGGCAGCCTGCTGTCCGCCGACCAGCTCACCGCGCGCGTGATGGACATCGTGTTCGAAGAAGTGGATGTCGATCGCGGCGTTATCTTCATTCGTGACGACGCCACGGGCGAGTTGCTCCCGGACGTGCTCCGCTATCGGCAGCGCGCGGCTGCCGACGATGGCGAGTCCAAGGCGATCATCACCTCGCGCACTGTGATCAACCACGTGATTGAGCTGCGCGAGGGCGTGCTCTGCTCCAACATCGTCGCCGACCAGCGTTTTCGCAGCGGAAAGAGCGTGCAGAATCTGGGCATGCGTTCGGTGATCTGCGTGCCGATCGTCGCCCGCGAGCAGATTCTGGGCGTCATCCACCTCGACTGCCCGGTCACCAAGCACACTTACACCGAGCAGGAACTGCGGCTGATGACCGCCATCGGCTATCAGACCGGCCTGGCGATCGAAAACGCCCGGCTGGTGCAGCAGCACTTGCAGCGCGAGCGGTTGGCGGCGGCGGGCGAAGCGGTCGCGTATTTGTCGCATTACATTAAGAACATCCTGCAGGGCATGCGCAGCGGAGCCGATGTTCTGGAGCGCGGCCTGGAGCACCGCGATTTCGCGATGACGACACAGGGCTGGCGGATTGTCGAGCGAAATCTCGACAAGTCCTACAACCTGATGCTGAACATGCTCGCCTTCAGCAAACAGCGCGAGCCGCGCCTGGAGATAATGTCGGTCAACAAGATCGTCGAGGATGTGATCTCGCTCGTGCAGCGGCAGGCGGACGAGGCGCAGGTCGTTTTGCTGCCAGACCTGGACGACGACGTTCCGCCCATCCCGCTCGACTACGACGGCATTCACCAGGTCGTGCTGAACCTGGCCGCCAACGCACTGGACGCCGTCGAGCGAAAGAGCGGCGTCGTCAACGTCCGCACCCGCTACGACGCCAAGACGCGCGACGTCAGCATCACCGTGCAGGACAACGGTCCCGGCGTCCCGGCCGATCAGAGAGAGCACATCTGGAACGCCTTCCACTCCACCAAGGGCCACGGCGGCACGGGGCTGGGCCTTCCCGTCGCGCGCAAGATCGTACAGGAGCATCACGGCACGATCGAGCAGCACGATCCGAAAGACGGCGGAGCCGAGTTCGTCGTTCGGCTGCCCACGTCTCAGCCGCACATGCCGGGCTCCGGCGACACGCTCGGCCCGGGCGGCGCGCCCGGCGCCGGCGCCGTGCAATAG
- the csp gene encoding Cold shock-like protein: MTGQVKWFDAKKGYGFIVGPEGQDVFVHYSSIEGDGFRSLREGEHVAYELLETPKGYQAGQVRQMQAVAI, from the coding sequence ATGACCGGCCAAGTCAAGTGGTTTGACGCGAAGAAGGGTTACGGATTTATCGTCGGACCGGAGGGCCAGGACGTCTTCGTCCACTACAGCAGCATCGAAGGCGATGGCTTCCGGTCGCTTCGCGAAGGCGAACATGTCGCCTACGAGCTGCTTGAGACGCCTAAGGGCTACCAGGCCGGGCAGGTTCGCCAGATGCAAGCCGTGGCAATCTAG
- the fixL_1 gene encoding Sensor protein FixL: MRQVGKSTEQLLDEILALRSRISEEDRVHEALRRERDFVSAVMDTLDALVVVLDRNGRVIRFNRACERVSGYAFEDVRGRPIWEVLIPPEEVPGVQSIFASLAIDCLPTRYQNFWKTRDGRLRWISWSNTVLTNEGIAEWVIGTGVDQTEARAAAEALRESEERYRALANHSAVGIWQVGVDNRTIFVNPSMCRMLEVDSPGELIDSTFHRFFTPESLERMKGEHQKRPSGQASAYEAELVGVRGGRCHVLISGAPVMSAAGQLQSMIGTFTDISKRKAAEAALRRAHDELEVRVAERTRSLTIANEQLSAEVERRKAIEEALRESEQRWRRLVEYAPDFILLVDEHMRITFINRVPEGMDVGSVLGADMFDFVLPRERARLHGLLNQVYRQGRTVQYEIEGVTPAGVAWYAARAGPITRDGAVSEIIIVATDITARMQSEERDRAHREMLAHVSRLSTLGEMAAGMAHEINQPLCAATTNIEAAINQLRARRAGSPEATSLRNALDQTHRAGEIIRRIRSFARRRVPSQEAVDLRELVQESADLLQPEARRAEAGIVLSLPDEPLPAPVDALQVEQVLVNLMRNAIDAVQRSPGRTRRITVEARRAGSETLEVAVRDSGPGVPAEQLDRVFEPFFTTSTSGLGLGLTISRSIIEAHGGRLWAVASSEHQPGGAFRFTLPLAHGENHDGD, from the coding sequence ATGCGGCAGGTCGGCAAGTCCACAGAGCAGTTGCTCGACGAGATTCTTGCGCTACGCTCGCGCATTTCGGAAGAGGACCGCGTCCACGAAGCGCTGCGGCGGGAACGGGACTTTGTCTCGGCCGTCATGGACACGCTTGACGCGCTCGTCGTCGTGCTGGATCGAAACGGTCGGGTCATTCGCTTCAACCGCGCCTGCGAGCGCGTGAGCGGATATGCCTTTGAGGACGTGCGCGGCAGGCCGATCTGGGAAGTGCTGATTCCGCCGGAAGAGGTGCCCGGCGTGCAGAGCATTTTCGCGTCGCTGGCGATCGACTGTCTTCCGACGCGCTATCAGAACTTCTGGAAGACGCGGGACGGCCGGCTGCGCTGGATTTCCTGGTCGAATACGGTGCTCACCAACGAGGGGATCGCCGAGTGGGTGATCGGGACGGGCGTGGACCAGACCGAAGCGCGCGCGGCAGCCGAGGCGCTGCGCGAGAGCGAGGAGCGATACCGCGCGCTCGCCAACCATAGCGCCGTCGGCATCTGGCAGGTCGGCGTCGACAACCGCACCATTTTCGTCAATCCCTCGATGTGCCGCATGCTCGAGGTTGACTCGCCCGGCGAGTTGATTGACTCGACGTTTCACCGGTTCTTTACACCCGAGAGCCTCGAGCGCATGAAGGGCGAACATCAAAAGCGCCCCTCGGGGCAGGCGTCGGCGTACGAGGCCGAGCTGGTCGGCGTTCGCGGGGGCCGGTGCCACGTCCTGATTTCGGGCGCTCCGGTGATGAGCGCCGCTGGGCAGCTTCAGTCCATGATCGGCACGTTCACGGACATCAGCAAGCGAAAGGCGGCGGAGGCGGCGCTGCGGCGAGCGCATGATGAGCTCGAAGTGCGCGTCGCCGAGCGGACGCGCTCGCTGACGATCGCCAACGAGCAGCTCAGCGCCGAGGTGGAGCGCCGCAAGGCGATCGAGGAGGCCCTGCGCGAGTCGGAGCAGCGCTGGCGGCGGCTGGTGGAATACGCGCCCGATTTCATTCTGCTGGTCGACGAGCACATGCGGATCACGTTCATCAACCGTGTGCCGGAGGGGATGGACGTGGGGAGCGTGCTGGGTGCGGACATGTTCGATTTCGTGCTGCCGCGCGAGCGGGCGCGGCTGCACGGGCTGCTGAACCAGGTATACCGGCAAGGCCGCACCGTGCAGTATGAGATTGAGGGAGTGACGCCGGCGGGCGTGGCCTGGTATGCCGCTCGAGCCGGGCCGATTACGCGCGACGGCGCCGTGTCTGAGATCATCATCGTCGCCACCGATATCACGGCGCGCATGCAATCGGAGGAACGGGATCGCGCGCACCGCGAAATGCTGGCGCACGTCTCGCGCCTCAGCACGCTGGGCGAGATGGCGGCCGGAATGGCGCACGAGATCAACCAGCCGCTGTGCGCCGCGACCACGAACATCGAAGCGGCGATCAACCAACTGCGGGCGCGCCGCGCCGGCAGCCCGGAAGCGACCAGTCTGCGGAACGCCCTGGACCAGACGCATCGCGCCGGCGAAATCATCCGCCGCATCCGCAGCTTCGCGCGGCGGCGCGTCCCGTCGCAGGAAGCGGTTGATCTCCGCGAGCTGGTGCAGGAATCGGCGGACTTGCTGCAACCCGAAGCGCGCCGGGCGGAGGCCGGGATTGTCCTCAGCCTGCCGGACGAGCCGCTGCCGGCGCCGGTTGACGCGCTGCAGGTTGAGCAGGTGCTGGTCAACCTGATGCGCAACGCGATCGACGCGGTCCAGCGGTCGCCGGGCCGCACGCGTCGCATCACGGTGGAAGCCCGCCGGGCCGGCTCGGAAACGCTGGAGGTCGCCGTTCGAGACAGCGGTCCGGGCGTTCCCGCCGAGCAGCTCGACCGCGTCTTCGAGCCGTTCTTCACGACGAGTACGAGCGGACTGGGGCTGGGGCTGACCATCAGCCGGTCCATCATCGAGGCGCACGGCGGTCGGCTATGGGCGGTCGCGTCCTCCGAGCATCAACCGGGCGGCGCGTTTCGATTCACGCTCCCGCTGGCCCACGGAGAGAATCATGACGGCGATTGA
- the tmoT_1 gene encoding Response regulator protein TmoT, translating into MTAIEPTVFVVDDDAAVGEGIRNLLASLEIPVETYPSAQAFLNGYDASRAGCLLLDVRMPGMSGPELQELLAARRIELPIIFITGHGDIPMAVQAIKRGAVDVLEKPFRQEALLERVQQAFARDRQARERRAARVDVSQRMESLTPRERDVLRFLLRGDSADQIAAAMKLSSKTIYVHRGNLLDKLGARSVADLIRMWSVLEPSK; encoded by the coding sequence ATGACGGCGATTGAGCCAACGGTTTTCGTCGTTGACGACGACGCGGCGGTCGGCGAGGGGATCCGCAACCTGCTGGCCTCCCTTGAAATTCCGGTCGAGACGTACCCGTCCGCCCAGGCATTCCTCAACGGTTACGACGCATCGCGGGCCGGCTGCCTGCTGCTCGACGTCCGAATGCCCGGAATGAGCGGACCCGAGCTGCAGGAGCTGCTGGCCGCGCGGCGCATCGAGCTGCCGATCATCTTCATCACCGGCCATGGCGACATCCCGATGGCGGTCCAGGCGATCAAGCGCGGGGCCGTGGACGTGCTCGAGAAGCCCTTCCGCCAGGAAGCGCTGCTGGAGCGCGTGCAGCAGGCCTTTGCCCGCGATCGGCAGGCGCGCGAGCGCCGCGCGGCGCGGGTGGACGTCTCGCAGCGCATGGAGTCGCTCACGCCGCGCGAGCGCGACGTCCTGCGATTCCTGTTGCGCGGGGATTCCGCCGACCAGATTGCGGCGGCGATGAAGCTGAGCTCCAAGACGATCTACGTGCATCGGGGGAACCTGCTGGACAAACTGGGGGCCCGCTCGGTAGCCGACTTGATCCGAATGTGGTCCGTGCTGGAGCCGAGCAAGTGA